Proteins from a genomic interval of Oryctolagus cuniculus chromosome 8, mOryCun1.1, whole genome shotgun sequence:
- the LOC100008921 gene encoding platelet factor 4 precursor — protein sequence MSIPEASGAPRPRPSRGLLLLGLLLLLTVAAAASDDPKESEGDLHCVCVKTTSLVRPRHITNLELIKAGGHCPTAQLIATLKNGRKLCLDPQAALYKKVIKKLLKE from the exons ATGAGCATCCCAGAGGCGTCTGGTGCCCCCCGACCCCGGCCAAGCCGCGGACTGTTGCTCCTgggactgctgctgctgctgactgTGGCAGCCGCCGCCAGTG aTGACCCAAAAGAAAGTGAGGGAGACCTGCACTGCGTGTGTGTGAAGACCACTTCCCTCGTCCGGCCCAGGCACATCACCAACCTGGAGCTGATCAAGGCCGGAGGCCACTGCCCCACCGCCCAACTGAT AGCCACGCTGAAGAACGGGAGGAAACTCTGCCTGGATCCGCAGGCGGCCCTGTACAagaaagtgatcaagaaactcctgAAGGAGTAG